NNNNNNNNNNNNNNNNNNNNNNNNNNNNNNNNNNNNNNNNNNNNNNNNNNNNNNNNNNNNNNNNNNNNNNNNNNNNNNNNNNNNNNNNNNNNNNNNNNNNNNNNNNNNNNNNNNNNNNNNNNNNNNNNNNNNNNNNNNNNNNNNNNNNNNNNNNNNNNNNNNNNNNNNNNNNNNNNNNNNNNNNNNNNNNNNNNNNNNNNNNNNNNNNNGTAGTAACAAGAGTTTGAACATTTTCATGATGGATACAACTTCTATATTTGGTAACAACATGACCACCAATACTAAATGCCGATTCCGATGCTACTGAAGTAATTGGAATACTTAGTACATCACGTGCCATTACTGAAAGATTaggatattttttttcattatcctTCCAATACTTGATAACATCCATCTCTTGAAAAGATTTATAATCAAGCTTTTGTTCCTCCAAATAAAGAGTCAATTCTGACTTTCCAGCATTGCAAATACATGTACTCTCAAACTCTTTAAActcctattaatttaaaacatgaaatataataacaatagaaTTAGCAAAAGATTTgtaagaggaaaaagaaaaagaaaaattggaaaGGCAGAAAGGCCGAACAAAAGTAAGAAAATGTAGATAATCAGATATCAACACTTTGACAGACAAGACAAGCTTTACCTCTTTTCCtcctttttctcatttcatttcttctttctatcttttttttactattatataataattataataaaaagaggcaaaataaagggttagttctattttttttaataacaagttaacaacaacaacagctaCAACTTTATTGTGTTGCCCTGCAAACATTAACAAACTACCAATCAAAGCACCACATAACTAATTATTAGTATGTGAATATATATAATAAACAAATTAGTACTTGTACCAAACTATCAATCAAAGCACCACATAAATAATTATTCTGTAAACTCTAATATGTCATATTACTATATAATTATTCTGTAAACTCTAATATGTCATATTACTATATTAGAGTTTAAGACAAATTTGAAGAAAGGAAActagaaaaagaattaataaaaaaaaaagaaatcgatACTTACAACAAATAAACTGGACTTTTTTTGTTTGGATTGACTTCCTCTTCATTTGGTTTACATTGAAGAGTAGTAGCTGTCACTGTGCTAGCTTGATTATTTTCATATTGTTCATAGAGCTTGTGTAATTTTTTCTCAATAGTTGCAACACTTTTTTTTGCTGAAGAAGCATCCACCTTTGAGAAACAAAATTCTAAAAGTTGTGTCTTGAAGCGAGGATCAAGAATGACTCCAAATGAGAGTACTACACTAAATATATTCCAATATTTCTGAAACTTTTTGAGCATTCTTGCAGCCATTTCCTTAATAACTTCATCAGAACTACTTAAATTCTCCTTCAACAAGCATTTAATTTTCCAAACTTGCATAAAGTACAAGTTGGATATCGGATAATTTGAACCAGAAATCagattagttatttcataaaaaggTTCCAAGAACCCAAATATTTTTTCTGCCCTTCTCCAATGATCAAATGTAAGACAAAGAGAGTAATTTCTGTCGACCAACCGTAGACTGAAAAAAGCTTTTTCATATTGTAGTGCACTCTCAAGCATCAAGTACGTTGAGTTCCATCTGATTGTCACATCCAAACGTAAATCCAATTTTGTACTAATCCCCACTTGCTTAACACATTGTTCAAATTTTTTCATTCTACCATCGGATTCTTTTACGTACTTCACACTTTCTCTAATTCTAAACAAGACATCAATAGCTATTTTTAATCCTTCTTGGACAATTAAATTAAGAATATGAGCAGAACAACGCACATGAAAAAAATTCACCATCACATAATAAACTCTTTTGCAAGCCAAGATGTCCTTTTAAAATAGTTTGCCGGCTATCATTATTAATGACGTTATCCAAAGTAATAGAGAAAACCTTCCTATCAATGCCCCATTTCTTCAAATAATCATATATGGTTGCAGCCAATTCAACTCCAGTATGAGGAGGAACCATACaacaaaagtttaaaattttagcaACTAACTTtcaaatatcatcaacatattgaGCAGTTAAACGAAGATAACCCTCAGACGTACCTGTTGTCCATCAATCAGAAGTTAAGCAAACTCGATTAGGAATCTTGGTCAAGGCTCCTATtaacttttctttctctttaaaataCACCTTTTGAACATCCACAACAAAAGTGTTTCTTGATGGCATTATTACTTTTGGATTAACATAATCTAACCAAgctctaatttttttatattcaacaaaAGAATAAGGCAAATCAAGCTCAATAATAGCTTCAGCAAGCTAATCACGTGAAATTATGTGATCAATTTTTTTCGACCGTATGTTACCTTGCTGATCCATATACATCTGACCCAAATCATGGTATTTGAGCATTTTGCATTTAGGTATGTGTCGTTTTAAATGTGATGTTCCATAGTTCTTACCATTTGGTCCTGGAGTAGAACCAACCTTGTATACTCCCTTACAGCCTCTGCATTCTGCCCTTTCCACGCCATCTTTGCCTCTACCAATCTTTTTCATATATGTCCAAACATATGATTTTAAttgctttattttcttcttctcagGTTCTTCATTCACCTCTATAGAATTCTCATCTGCACTATGTCCATCAACACCATCCATTGATTCTCCTGTAAAAAGATAAACATTTCAAAATATAATCTCAGACttctagaagaagaagaaagaccAGGGTTATGAAAACCTAACATATGAAAGAGCAGGAGATTAATGTGACAAATATGTTGGTTAGGGAACAAGAAGAAGCAGGGTATCGTGGCTAGATCTCCCTATATTTCAACAGAAGCTATATAGAAATAGCAGAAACAGAAGCAGGGCATTAAGTTTTTCAAATCATTGGTACCCAAATTAATCAAATTTGGGTTTGGAGAAGACGACAGGCCCGTATATGGTACTGACACGATAAGTCAATGACCATCGCGAGTAGATCCTCGGAGAGAACAGTTCAGTATCAAAATcagatcaaaaaatcaaaaaatataatgaaactaccaaaataaaaaatggtgattaaataggatagaaggaagaTAATTTTTTCATACTGTTACCTATATAAGAACTCAATTttgtgaagaaattgaaaatggAAGGAAACTCAGGCAGCAGTTCAAGCTTTCAGCACAGCCGCAACAGCAAGTCCAAGTTTCAAAGAAAACAAATGAAAATGATAGGACTTGTAATTTCTAATTTGTAAACCCTAAAGATAGGCAGTAAATTAGTTTCTATTTCTATGTAGGTTGGGTCGTTTGGGCTTGTTGAATGGGGTTGGGGCGTTGGACGTAGTAGtgggtattttaattttttttgtattatgatttattaaaattgataaataaaagactaatataaaatattatataattattttttaattgttggCCGACAGGCTGGCCTCTAAGGCCGACGGGCTAGGCCTCTGGGGCTAAAGGGTCAGGTAGGGCTGGGCTTATAAGCCTCGTTTCTAAAAGGGCTAGAAAAAACGTAACCCAATCCTACTTAATTAAAAGACTGGGCTGGGCCGGCCTCACGGGCCAAACCCATATTGACAGCTACTCAAATATGTTGGGACGAAATTTCGTTTCTTTAAATAAATAGTAACATATCTAAAATTGAATGGTTGAGAAAGAAGATATATGAAATGAATATATCTTCTCTATTTATACAGGAAGAAGTAACCTGATTTTAAAGATagcttatttaactttttttaaagaaacaaaatatgtatttattgtatttataaaatatttataataatattttatataatttcataacTATACTCTTGGTATGAGACATTGTGTCACAACTCAGCTAATTATGATTGCCAACCAATTTAACTTAAGATAGGAGAATCACACTATTCGCACTTTTACTCAATTAGGTGTTATTCTCACTTTCATAATAATATTAGCTCATGCTTTTACACACTGGATATGATTTATTCAATAACATTTTAGTCAATAATGTCTTCACCCATAAAAACTGACACAATGTGAAAACTTCTATTTATTACAATCCCTGAAACCTGAAGTCACCGTACAAGAATAACTAAgtctaaaagaaataagaatatCCAACATAATAAAAGAGGAAAGTATCTTAATCCGAATCAAAGGACATGACATCATAAAAGATTTGAAGGCTGCCCGAACATGGCATCCACCCTTTAATCAAGTTTGGACGCGAGGTCGTATGTCAAGCGCTGAAAGATGTGTTGtcctcaaataaaaaaaagaaaagtacaaatagcATCAATACATCAACAAGAGCTGATAAGCATGATATGTCGACTAACTTAACGACATACAAGCAAGCAAGTCAAACAAGTATAAAAGTGATCGTAAAATGATTCGTAATCAATGATATCAATCAAATAACACATCAAAATTCATCATGTAATTACACTCACAAGATTACTTTACAAGCTTtcatacttaatcattttcatcaTTCATTCGTTATTACATATATTCATCAAATAACATTCAATTCATGTAAATGAGTGCATTTATCCGAGATATGTGCATCACCACAAGAACAGACTCTAGACTCAAGGTCACACCATcgaaaaagaagaagagggagAGGTAAACTCCGAGGAGaatgaggccaagcctcaagatggagagaaatttgatggTGAGGTACAAGAAGAATGTAAAGAAAAGAGGGAAAGGAAAAGGAAATCcagggtagtgaagttggaaggggAAAGAAATTCTTGATTGTGGATAAGTAGAGAGGACCTGACTCTCATTTGGTGCAGATCgctcaacatatatatatagagatccACATAAGTTTGAACCTCTATTCTTCCTGTTTAATTAAGTAGAAAGCTAAGCTGCATCAAAACCAATTTTGGTACACCCTTGGTCATTTAATAGCAGATATAGGGGGAGCACAAATATAAATTTTCCCTATGgtcgaaaataatatttttttattacagtGTCAGGTGTTTGGCCCAGCTTTTAAAAACCTCGACTAATTTCATAGGCTATCTGTCACCTCCAAAGTTAAGACAAACTGAAAGAATCACCTAGTTGGTCAAACATAATATCACAAAAGAATAGCAAGTTTAGTGGTATCACACAATTAAACTAAAAATCCAGTTGTTTCTTTGCTCCCACCAAACCACTCCTATTTTCCCAATGGATTAAATAAGGTGCATGAGTTTTCTTATGAGCGGACCTTCAAGCATCCTAAATATGTACATCTGGGATTGAAAATGACATATGGTTCCTAACGACCTGATGTACAGATATAATGCAAGACTCCTTCgccatctatatctatatattgaaaaaaaaaaaaaagttacatacCAAGATCCTTCAATTGATTAACCCTTGTAACGAATTTAAGAACTTGAGCATCTCCGCgttaggaagaagaagaagatgccaAGAGTAGTTGAGAGGACGATCCGGAAACTTCAAAGTGCAGTTATGTTCATCCACATCCACAATTTTTAGCTGTGTTAACAACACTCCACAATCCAtaatcttttcttctctttttgcgataaaaacaaaacaaaatttaacTAAATAATCCTGGCTcgattttaatttgtttatctaattttaatttgatttgacgcatagttaaatttttttataaaaaaaatacttttatattATAATCTTCaagtaaaaatatatgaaatgtatcaacatattctttaatcttgtatcataatcaataaaaagttaaaatttaaaaattataaaaagagagagatattctttttaaaatagattaaaagaagaaatcaaaataaatgaatttattattattattattttattttttttttgaaaaaaagcaTTTTGATCAATTATTAATCAAATCAAAGTTGAGGGCATCATGAATCAACGATGGGATCTAGCATCCACTCCATACATAGCATCAGTCATAGAATCGGAAGTCCAAGCTAACTGATGGGCATACTAGTTCGCTGATCTTTTAAAGAAAGACAAGGAAATAGAAGTAAAGCTACACTTGAGTattttataatcatgaatataatcaaatcaAAGTAAGAGTTGTTTCCACGGACTTTTTCCAGCGCTTGTTTAACCTAAAGAATGTCCATCTCTACGATCACCGGTGTTGCTGCAAAGTGTTCCAACATCTAGCTGAGTGCCTCTCGAACGCCCAAAGCCTCGGTCATAAGCGAGTCATGCGATCTACTTAATTGAATAGAGCAGCCTCTGATTGAGAAGAAAGGAATACCGAAAACCTTTGTAAATTATATTACTCAAATATGTTAGGGGAAGAAATCATATTAAAAGGCACGACTATTTTATAGCAAATTAATTactttgtatatattttaaaaattttcaaaaatcgaAAAAGAAAAAACGATATTTAGAATTTATTTCATGATAGATTATAAACACGTGAAAGAAGCAACACATACAATATTTAAATCAAACAAATAGAATAGATAAAACTGATTCAAAATTGTCTTTCATTCTAAAACGAATATCAAGAGGAAAATATGACGtaagatattttttaattgtatGGTAAGACCCAATACTAACttaattggaaataaaaaattgGGCTCCAAAATCAATGTAAATTCACCAAAATACATggacaaaaaatgtaaaatataatCTAAGGAGGGGTAAAGGTAAATCCACATAGAGCTATAGTATGACAGACCAACTACAAAGGTCAAAGCGTCGAAGAAAAGGAATGTACAGAGATCTGATAACTCAAAATTCCATATTAAACCTTGGTGCTCTCTTTtataatatactagtttagtatacGTGTTTTGCACGTATGTGAATATTTCTAATTTTAGCTAAAATTATTTAATTGATACCttgatttatattataattaaattcacataaaaacATTAGTTGTCTTCAAAGTAAAGTTTGATACTATCTACGACTCTACTTAgataaataattgataaaaataattaaaacctctaACTTTTAATGAGAGTAAAAATATATAGAActcacttttttagttttttgtgattttctttcctttttgagaTCTAAATTGTGTTAACTcgaaaaaatatctaaaaatattttttttttaccatttaaCATGAGAAAAAGTGTGACTAATAATACTTGtcatatagtttttaaatattataattataattttaaaatattaaatcaactcaatttatcttcaaaaattatttaaaattgttGCCTAGAAACTATTAAGTTTCTAATAGAAATAGGATTAAATAATTATGAATATATTTCAGATGTAAATGTGtacacacaataattttttttagttttgtataCATTTACTACTCATTGAAGTCCTCTtacaaattatgttattatttaaatCAATAAGGACTaacttgaatattttattaaataactttaaaaattaaaatgaatataattttagctaagtatcacAAATAATTTAAATCTCAATTGTAAAGTATGTTATCATattgaacataaattaaaattagacCAACAACTACTTACAATATATAGATGACagtgaaaattatagaaaataaagtTGCGAAATTTGCAgaaacaaaaatcatcaatttgtaAGTGTGATTCTTCGGACATGGTAATGATAGTCTTTTTTTcgcctttctttttcaaaaattattttttcttcttctgctcGTAATTCATGGAGAAAGAAGAAGAACTTTAGATGCAAAGCAAATAACAACATACATATTATCAATTGAGTGTCGTATACAATtactatgaattataattagaaGCATAACATTTGATTTTTAGCCAATATAGCAATTAATTCCTACAGATTATAATTAGAAGCATAACCTTTGATTTTTGGCCAATATACCAATTGATTATCATCATTTGATCCACTTCATTCGTTGACAACATCATATGATTCTTCTCCTTTTTTGATCAAAAAGATcacaaaaattcttaaaattaattttacgcagaagaaagaaaaataagttgaatcaaaggcaaataaaaaagaaaacgaacaagaaaaaaattcataCCATATTATTAAGAGCTAAATCTTTATTCACAAAAagttacttaaataaaattatataaggttatattttagtattttaattgatttagaaatttactaaatattaagaattttacattttttaaaataagtaaataattatattagatagtattttaattaatttaaaaatataaaatagtaacacttttgatatattttaaaaaagggAAGATTACTTATACTACGTCCATATGtgtgaatataaataaatatactacttcacttcttttttttttcttacctaTTTTAATACTtatacatattttgaaaagggaagattacctttttaaaaaattattttttcttctttttccactATGTCCATATATatgaattttggtaaaatttcttAAAAACTTGACCGATGTtggtaaaatatttttctaaaagaatcCTAATTATAGGTACATAAGTCAAATAAGGAAatatttaataactaaattttcattaatttttaaattttaaaaattattagaaaataggaaaaagatgattttatcgaTTACAAAGTgttttaataaaggataaaaaatttaaatcactttgacacttttaatatattatagataaacaATATGAAAGAGTcctaatttatgagatatttggAAGGTACATAAGTCCTCAACAAGGAAACTCCATCTCCTCGGTACATAATTCCTCAACAAGGCAACTCCATCTCCTTTTTAGGATGAATAGGTAATTCAGGAGCACAATACGTCCTGTATCTATACAAACTTAAACCAAAGCACAAGATCAAGGCTAAAGCACCAACTAATAATTCTCCATTCAACCTGTGAAGCAGTACCAACATTGCAAGACGCGGCGTGCATGAAGTGGGCAAAGGTATAGAAATATGTGGTGCAGGATAGCAGTAGAGCATAATACGCACCATCAAACTCCAAAAGGTGACGCAAGGCTGCTGCAACTATCACAGGAATGAACTCAATCATAAATTTCGACTTGGCACCAATTAACCGGAAAGGCGACATCTCGCGATTCCAATAAACAACAGAGTACAATGCAACCAAATGAAAAGTTATGAGACCCCAAAAAGCAACCATGAAGGTGACCAGACCGAAGTGCTTAACAAAAAGGCTAAAGCTCATCCATGCTGAGAAAAAGGGAAAGTTACTAAAAAGAAACCACCACCAATCCTTACCCACTATGAAATTATTAGCTGCAAGAAACACGAGCAGAACAAATTTAGCATCTCGAAGaaagttaggaaaataaaaaatcaatcgGAAAGGAAACCTTTGCACAAAAATGAAcacttcaaaaactaaaaaagaaaagctTCTCATGTCTCCAAACCATCAGCAAAGAAATTAGAGGCATTGATCTGTAACTCAAAGAAATAAAGGTAGtatttgggaaattttctcatcttGTTCTATATTTCTTGTTGATCACATTTATTTATACAAGCTAAAAGAATCTTCTCTTCTAAGCTAATcaataaaaactaaaagaaaaataagaaacttctcttctaagctaaaaataaaaagaacctTCTATTCTGAGTTTCATTTTGTCTAAAACTGTTGGCCCATTCTTCGACCCGAGTCTTGTGGCCCTTTAACTCTTGCTCCTCATAGACATCGAAGTCAAAGACTTCTCTTTCTTTGTCGGTTCATTATTCCTCAAAGGGGAAGAAGCCATGAATGACGAATAAGGTTGTATTTCAACACCCCTCCTCAAGGTGGAGGGGAGGGTAGTGACCCCCATCTTGCTCAGAATCCCATGGTGTGCCGTGCCAGAAAGTGATTTAGTGAAGATGTCGGCAAGTTGGTCCTTGGAGGGGACAAATGATAGAGAAATGAGCCCAGAAAAATATTGTTGAtggacaaagtgacaatcaagaTCAACATGCTTTGTTCGCTCTTGGAAGGACTGAATTTTTGGCGATGTGAATCGCGGCCTAACCGTCTGAATGCACCGGCACCGGCAAAAGTGGAGGAACATAAAGATCCGCGATCAATCGGGTTAGCCATGTCAACTCTACTACTAGTCTTCTCATTGATCGATATTCCGCTTCTGCGGAAGAAAGAGATACTGATATTTGTTTCTTGGATTTCCAGGAAATGGGAGATCCACCTAAGCTGATAAAGAATACGCTAATGGATCTTCGTGAATCTCGACAAGAAGCCCAGCCTGCATCACAAAATGCATTGAGGGAGAATGACGGCGAAGAGGAAAGGAATAATCCCTGATTTGGAAGATCCTTGAGGTAATGCACCACCCTTAAAACTGCATTACAATGATGAATGCTTGGTTGTTGCATAAATTGGCTTAGGATCAGGACGGCATGACAAAGATCAGGTCTTGAGTGCGTCAAATAGTTTAATTTTCCAATGAGGTGTCTGTAGGAAGTAGGATCATCCAAAAGGTCAGATGTAGTTGATGTTAATTTCACTGTAGGATCCAAAGGGGATGAGACAGAAGGTAGTTGAGAAATATCAAATTCCTCCAAAAGACTTGAAGTATACTTCTTTTGACTCACTATAATACCCTGTTCTTCTCTCAGAATTTCATCCccaaaaaataatgtaaagtCCCAAGATTTTTAATGttaaattctaaataaaaaaacttCTTTAGATTTGCAATCTTTCTATGTGCATCACCTGTAAttagaatatcatcaacatagactGCAACAATAGCAATAAAATCCCATTTCTTCTTAAAAAATAGAGAAGTCATTAAGAGAAGTAGTAAATCCTTTATAACTAATAGCTCCTGCAAGTCTGGCATACCATTGCCTTGAGGCTTGTTTGAGCCCGTACAAGGACTTCTTGAGTCTACAAACCATGTTGGGAGAAGGAGGATCCACCCATGCAGGAAATTTCGTGTAAACTTCTTCCTGCAAATCACCTTGCAAGAAGGCATTATTTACATCAAATTGAAAtgttttccattatttctttgcTGCAATAACTAACAAATATCTAATAGTAATCATCTTAACTACTGGGGAAAATGTTTCATTGAAGTCTATCCCTTCCTTTTGAATGTCTCCTCTAATGACCAGTCTTGCCTTAAGTCTCTCAACAGTGCCATTTGCATGTTGCTTTACCCTGTATACCTATTTACAAGGTAAAGTTTTCCTTCCTTGAGGTAAGGGAACAACATCCCATGTATGATTCAATTTTAAGGCTTCAATTTATGCTTCCATTGTTTTTTTTCCTACCTGAATGTGCAGAGGCAGCTTTGTAGCTACTAGGCTCAAATATGTTGGATACAGATTTAAGAATCACCTGACTAAGGACAGAAAGAGCACTGAAAGATAAAACTTGAGGTTTAGCAGGAGCAGGAAAACAAGAATTTGTGTTAATAAGAAGACTCATATAAGTTTCTCTATGATTCTCATCTTGCAAGATTAGTGAATAAGCATGGTGGAGATCTAGTAGAGGGTTAAGCATTAAGATATTCACATAGGTGTCATTGAGACCCATGAGAAACACTATGAGTCTCTCATCTTTCAATGatttttctagtttttgtttGCCCTCACAACTACAAACACAGGTGCACTTGATAGTAGAATTAAGAGAGCCAAGCTCATCCCATATAGCCCCTTAAGTTTGGTGAAGTAAGCCGCAACACTGCTATTTCCTTATGTCAATCTACTCAGTTCTTTCTGCAGATGAAATAATTTTGCTCCATTTGTTTTCCCAAATCTATGTTCCAAGCTAGTCCAAAGTTCCTTAGCAGTATGTGAGTAAATGACACTATCTGCTATTTCTCTTGATAAGGAATTCAAGAGCTAAGAAGTTATCATGTCATTGCATCTATTCTATTGAGGCAGATCTGGTGACTTTGATGAAGGAGTAACAACACTTCCAGTGATAAATCCCAATTTGTTTTTAACAGAAAGGGCTATGTAAACGGATCTCTTCCAACCTTGATAACCCTTTCCATCAAAAAGGTTGTTAACCAATGCCATGCCAGGTAAATCAAAAGCATGGAGATGGTATGGATGGTTGATATCTACTGTTGGAAGGAGTGCAGCAGTAGGGACAATGGTGTTGGCTGCTTCAGTGCCCATGAAAGATAATTAGAATTGATGAAATGATTAGGGTTAATGAAGATGATTAGGGTTGAGGATCACTGCTCTAAAACCATGAAAGAAATAAAGGCAGTATTTGGAAAATTTTCTCTTATTGTTCTATATTTCTTGTTGATCACATTTATTTATACAAACTAAAAGAATCCTCTCTTCTAAGCTAAtcaatgaaaattaaaagaaaaataagaaacttCTCTTCTAACCTTAAAATAAAAAGAACCTTCTATTCTAAGTTTCATTTCGTCTTAACATGTTGGCCCATTCTTCGACCCGAGTCTTGTGGCCCTTTAACTCTTGCTCCTCGAAGTCAAAGACTTCTCTTTCTTTGTCTGTTCATTAGTCCTCAAAGGGGGAAGAATCTATGAATGACGAATAATGTATGTTCATTATTCCTCAAAGGTGAAGAAGCTATGAATGACGAATAAGTTGGTTGTATTTCAACAGTAACACCGCGAACTTCCTATTAGAATTTGATTAGTTTTTGTAAGCGTATAGGCCCCAAACTCGATGATCTACAAATGTTAAAATCAATTTCATAGTTTAGTGTGTGATTTTGATGTAAATCATGGTCATAAGAAACATCTAGTGTAAAATTGAATTGAGAGTTTTTCAatcaattgagttttagtataTGTTCTTACatgagtcaacttcaaacgagcatttATCCTAGTATATAAAAAGCTACGTGGCCCATTACTTATCAAACTAAAGGTCTCTGAATCTTTTTTTCAACACCATCGATtgttcataaatttgaattttgagcaaaatatttTGGGCTTTCCAGTGGAGGTCCGCGATTTCACCATGTCACGGAGCTTGACCTCTACGATATCAGTGTGTCATAGAGTCCAGATTCTACGATTTTAGCGTGGCACAGAGATTCTGTCTAGCGGCAAATCCTTTTATTTTCTTACGTGTTTTTAAGGGTCTTATGGTCTTTTCCTTACCCAAAACTATCCCCGACCGATATAAAACCTTTCCAAATTCCTTAAGCAAGATTTTAACAACCTAAATATATTACTCTTCTCTCCAAAGGCTCCAA
The Capsicum annuum cultivar UCD-10X-F1 chromosome 6, UCD10Xv1.1, whole genome shotgun sequence DNA segment above includes these coding regions:
- the LOC107875250 gene encoding uncharacterized protein LOC107875250 isoform X2 (The sequence of the model RefSeq protein was modified relative to this genomic sequence to represent the inferred CDS: added 139 bases not found in genome assembly), producing the protein MDGVDGHSADENSIEVNEEPEKKKIKQLKSYVWTYMKKIGRGKDGVERAECRGCKGVYKEFKEFESTCICNAGKSELTLYLEEQKLDYKSFQEMDVIKYWKDNEKKYPNLSVMARDVLSIPITSVASESAFSIGGHVVTKYRSCIHHENVQTLVTTRNWLHGFTQSNIDEDELLKETMSNVDSNVIDGLEYNTSASGVDKL
- the LOC107875250 gene encoding zinc finger BED domain-containing protein RICESLEEPER 2 isoform X1, with translation MVNFFHVRCSAHILNLIVQEGLKIAIDVLFRIRESVKYVKESDGRMKKFEQCVKQVGISTKLDLRLDVTIRWNSTYLMLESALQYEKAFFSLRLVDRNYSLCLTFDHWRRAEKIFGFLEPFYEITNLISGSNYPISNLYFMQVWKIKCLLKENLSSSDEVIKEMAARMLKKFQKYWNIFSVVLSFGVILDPRFKTQLLEFCFSKVDASSAKKSVATIEKKLHKLYEQYENNQASTVTATTLQCKPNEEEVNPNKKSPVYLLSLKSLRVHVFAMLESQN